From one Streptomyces sp. CA-210063 genomic stretch:
- a CDS encoding PASTA domain-containing protein codes for MVILSGCGDSAPSILAVKAVAAGVPSLAPFFDEGEQLGRDEPDLRSLEPHSGLQQGNTPGLYGGTQKPKVCDVRKLEDFLTAPENKNKAQEWARIVGIKVDGIGNYLDKLTPVLLRHDTLVKNHDYKKGKAVPFDALLEAGIAVLVDEQGLPAVKCSCGNPLRAFDEDPDDIKVEFAGDNDKWDGYEESAVVVVKPAPEQLKEIKLVDVEDPDQGISREVGTTGESDKTFDTRARHAVPNVRGMTFGEAGAAMADKGLAVTVAGDEMPPGDAPVTGSSPGPGTELEFGAAVALHVDWPGASSEESTDDTGAGSEPGSESGSGSGSGSGSGSGSDSGSPGTGPSSTGPSDSDSDSDGSSSGGSPSASESTPTGQNTTPSGGGSDPTDGGSSPTDETTPPPTGGTSLTPSPSKSSEKPSPAPTPTSTAPSTPPSPTKSSTPPTTPDPEPTPPEDSGPPPDTPTSRAPEPPSDPPSDQPGDPGSPGDPSDSGDPGDPGDPGDPVEEPAQSVWI; via the coding sequence GTGGTGATACTCAGCGGCTGCGGCGACTCGGCCCCGTCGATACTCGCCGTGAAGGCGGTGGCCGCGGGGGTGCCGTCCCTCGCACCCTTCTTCGACGAGGGCGAACAGTTGGGCCGGGACGAGCCCGACCTCAGGTCCCTGGAGCCGCACAGCGGTCTGCAGCAGGGCAACACGCCCGGCCTGTACGGGGGCACACAGAAGCCGAAGGTCTGTGACGTCCGTAAGCTGGAGGATTTCCTCACCGCCCCCGAGAACAAGAATAAGGCTCAGGAATGGGCCCGGATCGTCGGCATCAAAGTCGACGGCATCGGGAATTATCTCGACAAACTCACACCCGTTCTCCTGCGCCACGACACGCTCGTGAAGAACCACGACTACAAGAAGGGCAAGGCCGTCCCCTTCGACGCGCTGCTGGAAGCCGGTATCGCGGTATTGGTCGACGAACAGGGCCTGCCCGCCGTGAAGTGCAGCTGCGGAAATCCGCTGCGCGCCTTCGACGAGGACCCCGACGACATCAAGGTGGAGTTCGCCGGGGACAACGACAAGTGGGACGGCTACGAGGAGTCCGCGGTGGTCGTCGTCAAGCCCGCTCCCGAGCAGCTGAAGGAGATCAAGCTCGTCGACGTCGAGGACCCGGACCAGGGCATCAGCCGGGAGGTCGGCACCACGGGCGAGTCCGACAAGACGTTCGATACGCGTGCGCGCCACGCCGTACCGAACGTGCGGGGGATGACCTTCGGCGAGGCCGGCGCGGCCATGGCGGACAAGGGCCTGGCGGTGACGGTCGCCGGGGACGAGATGCCGCCGGGTGACGCGCCGGTGACCGGGTCGAGCCCCGGGCCGGGCACCGAGCTGGAGTTCGGTGCGGCGGTGGCGCTGCACGTGGACTGGCCGGGAGCGTCGTCCGAGGAGAGCACGGACGATACGGGGGCCGGGTCCGAACCCGGCTCAGAGTCCGGCTCCGGGTCCGGGTCGGGGTCGGGGTCGGGGTCCGGCTCTGATTCCGGCTCCCCCGGGACGGGTCCGAGCTCGACCGGACCCTCGGACTCGGACTCGGACTCGGACGGCTCGTCGTCGGGCGGGTCGCCGTCGGCGAGCGAGTCGACGCCGACGGGCCAGAACACGACGCCCTCGGGCGGGGGATCGGACCCGACGGACGGCGGGTCGTCGCCGACGGACGAGACCACTCCCCCGCCGACGGGCGGTACGTCGCTGACACCGTCGCCGTCCAAGTCCTCCGAGAAGCCGTCACCGGCCCCCACACCCACCTCCACCGCGCCTTCGACGCCGCCCAGCCCCACCAAGTCGAGTACGCCGCCGACGACTCCCGACCCCGAGCCGACCCCGCCTGAGGACAGCGGCCCGCCCCCCGACACCCCGACGTCGCGCGCTCCCGAGCCACCCAGCGATCCGCCGTCCGACCAACCGGGGGATCCGGGGAGTCCTGGGGATCCGAGCGATTCGGGTGATCCGGGAGACCCGGGAGACCCGGGCG
- a CDS encoding cytochrome c oxidase assembly protein: protein MDHSGHGMGLLPFTLGRGLAWSADPFFLVACLVGLALYGWGVVRLVRRGDKWPVGRTVAFVLGVLLVMLVTCTGLNDYGMVMFSVHMVQHMVISMLAPILLLLGAPMTLALRALPVAGKGRKGPRELLLMFLHSWYMKIVTHPAFTIPMFIASLYALYFTPMFDFLMGSKPGHIVMMTHFLAVGLFFFWPIMGVDPGPHRPGYLMRMLELFAGMPFHAFFGIALMMASTPMVKTYENPPASLGIDALADQNAAGGIAWAFSEIPSVLVLLALLFQWYGSEQRQAKREDRAADRDGDKELEAYNAYLASLNARSR, encoded by the coding sequence ATGGACCACAGCGGGCATGGTATGGGGCTTTTGCCCTTCACCCTTGGGCGGGGACTCGCGTGGTCGGCTGACCCGTTCTTCCTTGTCGCCTGTCTGGTGGGACTGGCCCTGTACGGCTGGGGCGTCGTGCGGCTCGTGCGGCGGGGGGACAAGTGGCCGGTGGGGCGTACGGTCGCGTTCGTCCTCGGTGTGCTGCTGGTGATGCTGGTGACGTGTACCGGGCTGAACGACTACGGCATGGTCATGTTCAGCGTGCACATGGTGCAGCACATGGTGATCAGCATGCTGGCGCCGATCCTGCTGTTGCTGGGGGCGCCGATGACGTTGGCGCTGCGGGCGCTGCCGGTGGCGGGCAAGGGGCGGAAGGGGCCGCGTGAGCTGCTGCTGATGTTCCTGCACAGCTGGTACATGAAGATCGTCACGCACCCGGCGTTCACGATCCCGATGTTCATCGCGAGCCTGTACGCGCTGTACTTCACCCCGATGTTCGACTTCCTGATGGGGTCGAAGCCGGGGCACATCGTGATGATGACGCACTTCCTCGCGGTGGGTCTGTTCTTCTTCTGGCCGATCATGGGCGTGGACCCGGGACCGCACCGGCCGGGGTATCTGATGCGGATGCTGGAGCTGTTCGCGGGCATGCCGTTCCATGCGTTCTTCGGCATCGCGCTGATGATGGCGTCCACGCCGATGGTGAAGACGTACGAGAACCCGCCCGCCTCCCTCGGTATCGACGCGCTCGCCGACCAGAACGCGGCCGGCGGCATCGCCTGGGCGTTCAGCGAGATCCCCTCGGTGCTCGTGCTGCTGGCGCTGCTCTTCCAGTGGTACGGCTCCGAGCAGCGGCAGGCCAAGCGCGAGGACCGCGCGGCCGACCGGGACGGCGACAAGGAACTCGAGGCGTACAACGCCTATCTGGCCTCACTCAACGCACGTAGTCGCTGA
- a CDS encoding 6-phosphofructokinase, protein MRIGVLTSGGDCPGLNAVIRSVVHRAVVDHGDEVIGFRDGWKGLLDGDYLKLDLDAVAGILARGGTILGSSRVQPSHLRDGVVRAKGHVEELGLDAIIPIGGEGTLKAARLMSDSGLPIVGVPKTIDNDIAVTDVTFGFDTAVGVATEALDRLKTTAESHQRVLVVEVMGRHTGWIALHSGMAAGAHAIVVPERPFDIEELATKVAERFSAGKRFAIVVAAEGAKPKAGSMRFDEGGKDIYGHERFAGIARQLSVELETRLGKEARPVILGHVQRGGTPTAYDRVLATRFGWHAVEAVHRREFGKMTALRGTDIVMVPLAEAVETLKTVPEERYAEAECVL, encoded by the coding sequence ATGCGTATTGGTGTCCTCACGTCCGGCGGCGACTGCCCCGGGCTGAACGCCGTCATCCGGTCCGTCGTGCACCGTGCCGTCGTCGACCACGGCGACGAGGTCATCGGCTTCCGGGACGGCTGGAAAGGTCTCCTGGACGGCGACTACCTCAAGCTCGACCTGGACGCGGTGGCCGGCATTCTCGCCCGCGGCGGCACGATCCTCGGTTCCTCCCGGGTCCAGCCCTCCCATCTGCGGGACGGGGTGGTGCGGGCGAAGGGCCATGTCGAGGAGCTCGGTCTCGACGCGATCATCCCCATCGGCGGTGAGGGCACGCTCAAGGCGGCCCGGCTGATGTCGGACAGCGGTCTGCCGATCGTGGGTGTGCCGAAGACCATCGACAACGACATCGCGGTCACGGACGTCACGTTCGGCTTCGACACGGCCGTGGGGGTCGCCACCGAGGCCCTGGACCGGCTGAAGACCACCGCCGAGTCCCACCAGCGGGTCCTGGTCGTGGAGGTCATGGGCCGCCACACCGGGTGGATCGCGCTCCACTCCGGCATGGCGGCCGGCGCGCACGCCATCGTCGTACCGGAACGGCCCTTCGACATCGAGGAGTTGGCCACGAAGGTGGCCGAGCGGTTCTCGGCGGGCAAGCGGTTCGCGATCGTCGTGGCGGCGGAGGGGGCCAAGCCGAAGGCCGGGTCGATGCGGTTCGACGAGGGCGGCAAGGACATCTACGGGCACGAGCGGTTCGCCGGGATCGCGCGGCAGCTCTCGGTCGAGTTGGAGACGCGGCTCGGGAAAGAGGCTCGGCCGGTGATCCTGGGGCATGTGCAGCGGGGTGGTACGCCGACCGCGTACGACCGGGTGCTGGCGACTCGTTTCGGATGGCATGCGGTGGAGGCTGTGCACCGGAGGGAGTTCGGGAAGATGACGGCGCTTCGGGGGACGGACATCGTGATGGTGCCGCTGGCTGAGGCGGTGGAGACGTTGAAGACGGTGCCGGAGGAGCGGTACGCGGAAGCGGAGTGCGTACTCTGA